AACCAACTGGGCATTTTGCCCTGCCGAGCGCGTTGGGCGGCATCCAAGCCAAACGCGCCCACAGCCCCCCATGCCATCACCGAGCGGCATAAATCAGGGCGCATAATGGGCATCAGCAGCGCCACCTCGCCGCCATCGCTAAAGCCGGCAATATGGACATCCTTCAGGCTGATTTCATCGAGAAAGGCGCACATGACGCCCGCATCCCGAAAGTAAAAATCCTGGGGAAAGGTGCGGTGGGGGGGGACACTGTTTCCATAGCCCGGGAGGTCAGGGAGAATACACTGATACTCTGGCAGGGATTCAGCAACGGAGAGTAGATCGCGCCCGACATCCGTCCAGCCATGCATAAGCAGCAGCGGACGCCCCTCCCCAACGGTTTGGTAGTAAATGGTGTGATTGAGTGCTTCGATGGTTGGCATGAGGACACCTAATGAGTTCATAATGGTCTTCATTATAGATCAAGGCGCTATCACGCCAATCTCTCAATTTTGAGGGGAAACAAAGGACGGATGGGCGGTTTCGTGCCTTGCCCCTTACCCCATTCCGTAGGAACGCCCCCTAGAGTGTCCGGCGGGCGGTGGTGTTGGAGCCGCTCAGGTCTATTTAGCCCGATTCCGCCTCGGACATACTTTCCGCAAGGGCAATCAGAGCAGATTCCGCTGCCGCCAAGCGTGTCGTTTCGCCCTCCACCCATCCGCGCAGCGCGTCTGCCAGCGCCCGCCCTTCAGCAATCATGGGCGTCACCGAGGTGGGGCTTGCCCCTCCCAGTCCCCTTCGGCTAGCGACAATGCGCAGCGGGTCCTGGGCGTCGCGGACGGCATCAGCGGGGAGGGCGAGCGTCCGCCCAATGGTTACCTGCGCTGCCGCATCAAGCGCCTCGGTGGTGAGGATCGGATCGCTCTCGGTGGGGATGCCCATCTCCAGCATGGTGCGGATCGCGTAGCCAATAACCTTATGCGCCGTGCGTGGATCAAGCCCCGCCGCCTCGCTGAGGTAATCGCCCAAATCGGTTGCCCCGCTGAAACCCGCCCCTGCCCGCGCCGACAGCCGCTCCGTGTGAAACTCTGCCCGTTTCAGAAGCCCGCTCATCAGGCTGATCACCCGCGTTGTTAGGTCAAGGGCGCGGGGGACTTCGCCATAGGGAAAGAGGCGATTATCCGGCTGCCCAGAGGGGGTCATGTTCGTAGCAATCACGCTCTGCAAAATGGTTGGGACATGCCGCGCCGCCCCGCGCACATAGGCAAGGCTGTAGGGGTTTTTCTTCTGGGGCATGATCACACTCGTCCGCGAGTGGGCGTCGGCAAGCGTCAGATAGCCGAATTCTTCGGTGGCAAAGAGGTACAAATCCTCGGCAAGGCGATCCGCTGTGACAAGCATCGCCACCGCCGCCGCCAAAATCTCTACTGGAATATCGGCTTGCCACATGGCATCCCGCGTATGGGTGATCACTCCCCCAAAGCCAAGCAGCGCCGCCACCCGCCCGCGATTCAACGCCAAGCGTGAGCCATTCACACTGCCGCCCCCCGCCGCACACTCGTTGGCGTTGGCATAGGCGCTCTGCACCCGCCGCATATCCCGACACAAGGGCATGGCAAAAGTCAGCAGGTAATGGGCAAGCGTAGTTGGGTGCGCTTTTTGGAGGTAGGTGTAATCGGGCATGAGCGTCTCGCGGTGGCGCTCTGCCAGTGTGCAGAGTGTCGCCAAGAGATCGCCCAACGCCCCCGCCAGCTTGAGCAGCCCCTCCCGCACGACAATTTGGTAGCCAACGGTGGAGGATTCCCGCCGCGCCCGCCCCGCCCGCAGCCAACCATCAAACCCCTGTTCACGCTCGGTCGGGGGCATCACCTCGCGTAGTTTCTGCTCCCGATTTGTGTAAATATCACCAAAGATGGGGTCGTAGGGAAATTCATCGGGTGGAATCGCGTGAAGAGTGAGTAGCCCTCGGAGCAACGCCGCCCCCGCATCTTGGGGGAGCAAGCCTTCTTCCTTGAGCATAATCACGTAGGCTAGGTCGGTTAGGCTCATCGCCTGATAAAGGAGCGGACCATCCCCGACCTCGTGGGCAAAGGCGGTATTTAGAAGTTCTTCGGCGGGCTGTTCCTTCAGGCGTGAGCCAACGCCCATATGCCCGCTCTGCCGTGCCTTATCGCGGTTATCGGTCATACCCCTATCACCCTGTGATCACCTTATGAGGACGCCTCGCCGGAAACGTCGTGAGGCTGTCGCTGATTGCGGCTGATAAGGGGACTATTCTAGACCGCCGCCCGCACCTCACGCAACCGTTGGAGGTAGGTTTGCAGTGTTGCGATCACCGCCTCAAAGGGGACGGTGACGTGATCGCGGTATGTTTCCACCCCTAAGTTGGATATTTCAGGGCGATCCAAGTAGATGTTGTAATAGCCCGCCCCTTCAAAATCAAGATGGACTCGTTGGCTGGTGTTGTGGGGGGAAAGCGTCAGCGTCAGGTGCGTCAAGCCCGGCTCTATATCAGCGAACATGGGCGCGTTTTGCAGCAGGGGGATCACCTTCAGCAGCGCCATGACATAGGGGGCGTAACGGGTGTTATGGAGTAAGAGATTGAGGTATTCCGTAATGCGCGACCAGTCTTTCATGGGATGTTCCTTTGCGGCAGCACAAGCGAACGGGACGAGTATATATAGCGGTTGGCTCTAGCCCGCTGTCATTCCAGCGGGAGAAAAAACGGATATAGTGTGGGGCATCAGATCCCTTAGCGCCGCAAAAAATCAATGCTGACGGTGTAACCCCGTCCATGTGCCGAGATGATGATTTTCGGGCGGTCTGGGTCGCGTTCGATTTTGCGCCGCAGGTTGCGAATATGGTTGCGGACGAGCGCCGGATCGCCATCGCCGTGCGGGTAATGCCACACCACATGAAGGAGATCAAGGGCGGTCAGATATTCCCCCCGCCGCTGGCAAAGCATATCCAGCAGATCGAATTCAGTGGGCGTTAGATCAACTATGTTGCCATCTAGACGCGCCGAACGGGAGGCTGTGTCAAGGTGCAGCGGTGGGACACGGCCCGATACCCCACGCCGCAAGAGCGCCCGCACCCGTGCCGCCAACTCCCGCCCATTGATCGGCTTCCGTAGGCAATCATCGCCACCAGCATCCAAACAGGCAGCAACACTCTCCCCATTCGATTCCTCGATCAGGCACAAAATGGGCATCCGGTTGTACCCACCCATCGTCCGCAACCGGGCGCATATGGTGGCACAGTCATAGCGCATTCCACCACTATCCACAATGGCAAGGGCAGGGGACTCGGACGGCAAGGCATCCAAGTGGAGCGCATGTCTTGTGCGGAAATCCCCTCCTAGTGATCCCTGGAGGGTTTCAACAAAAGGTTTATCCCCGCTGACGATCAAAATAGTCGCCATGCCCGTGCGTACCTCAGTGGGATTTTCCAGAGTTGGTGCAGTGTACTGTGATGCTATCATGATTTGAAGTATAGAGGATTATCCTATGCATTATTGTGAAAAGTTTGTGAATTCTAAATAGGGAATTACCCCAAAAAACGAATTCTGTAAATTTTCCCCTGCGCCACACCAATATAAAGCCAGCCGCGCCCATCGATGGCAAGCCCCGTCAGGCGATAGGGGTAAAAACTCGTGCGGATCAGCGCCGCATCAGAGGGGGTTCGCCCGGTGACGGGTAAAAAGCGTTCGCTGCGGCGGGTAGCCAGATCAAGGCTGATAATCTCGTAGCCAGCAATTTCTGGGGCGTTCCACGATCCGGCAAGGGCAACCATCAAACGCCCTTGCAGCGCCGGAAACGATGCGCCGTCATAGATCATCATGCCCATGGGGGCGCTTTGCGGGGGCAAGGTGATGAATGGCTCACCGAGGGGGTAAGGTGGCGTCCCACTCAGCGTAATTTGGTACATGGCTGCCGGAACGCCTGCGGGCAAATCGTCTGCAATGTAGAGGGAATTCCCAACCCACGCCAGATCGAAGGGGTGGCGCAGCCCCCTCGCAATCACTTCTGGCGCACCGCGATGGTCAGGATCGAGCCGCAAAAGCGCCCCGCGATCCCCTGCCTCGTCAGGGGGACACGTCTCACAGGCAACGCCCATCCCCACATAAAGCATCCCGTCAGGGGCGATCCGCACATTACCAAAACCATAGCCCGCGCCATCGGAGGGCGATTCATAGAGCGTTGTCAGCACCCCTGTGCGGCTCACAGCGAAGATGCGCCGCGTACCGCTGATATAAAAGCGATCCCGCTGCCCGTCATAGGTCAACCCATAGGGCATTTCAGGGAGATCGCCAAGAAACGTCTCCGGCGGGCTGAAATTTCCCGCCTGATCGGAGATCAGACGGGCGATACGCCGCCCGCCGGAGTCGGCAAAATAGAGTGTCCCATCGGGGGTGAAGGTCAGCGCGGCAGCCCCTACCGTCCCCGGAACTGCCCATCCTTCGGCAAGAATTTCCACACAAAGCGTCTCTGTTGGGCGGAACAGCCAGCGCACCGGATTCTCACAGGGGAGGGCAGCCCCATGAACAGCTACAGGATAGGCGCACAGGAAACCACCTAAGCAAGCCAATATGATGGCATATAGACGGCGCAGGTTCTTGTCTCCCACCAGTAAACGGGCTATAGTCTGCCCCTTATTGGCAGATGAGCATTGAAGCACTGAGGCATAGTGTGGCACGATCACGGTCTTTCACTTTCCGGGCAGGCGGGTTGGGCTATCTGGTCGCCTTCGCTGTGTTTTACCATTATGCCATTCGCCCGCGTATTTTGTCTGTAGGGGTGGAAGGCGACGAGGCGACCTGCCCACTTCCCGGCGATGCGTTTGTGACGATTCCTAGCTACCAAACGACCCGCGCCCTCACCGTTCACGCCCCGCCAGCGGCGGTATGGGGCTGGTTAGCGCAGCTTGGGCGCAAGGGGACGGGCTTTTACGGGTTGGACGCGCTCACCAACAATGGGCAGCCAAGCGCCGCCTACCTCCGCCATGACCTCCCCCCGCTCAGCATCGGCATGAGCATGGATGGCGGCTATGAGGTGCTGGACGTTTCTCCTGCCGAGTGGCTCGTTTATGGGAGCTTCGGGTTATCCACGCCCATTGGGCAGCCCATGTCGCAAACCGTGAGTTTCAACCTTACTCCCCATCCTGAAGGGACGCGGCTGATCCGCCGTGTGCGAGGGTATGTCTTGGGGCGCTTGGGGAAACCCTACAGTCGCCTCTTGGAGGTGATCGATCATTTCGAGGGGACTGTCCAAATGGACAACCTTCGCACACGGGCGGAGGTCATGGCAAGCCTCGTGAAAGCCCCCACCTCCCCATAGGAGCGATCCTAGGAGGTGACCCACTCTGATGATCCCCTCATCGTTCATTTCTCAGGTACAATGAGCGCCCATGCGAACGGAAGGCGCATGATTCATGCTCAAACTTTTCTACGCCCAACTGCCAGAATTTGCCCGCCCCACCCACCCCGTGATGCGCTACCTTTTACTGCGCGAGGGGCGAAAAGCCGGACGCGGAGCGCGGCTGCTGCGCTTCATTCTCATTGGAGGGATGGTCGGCTTGTTAGCGGCAATCAGCTATATTGTTGCCACGCGCTTTGGGCAAGGGGCGCTCCCTCGTGTGAACCCCCACGAAAATCTGTACCTTGCCTTGTATTGGGGCTTGGTGATTTTGCATGTCCTCTTACGGCTTTTTGCCCTGAACGGGACGGTGGGGGGCATTGCCGCTGAAAAACAATTTGGGACGTGGGAGACGCTGAAAGTGACAACGGATGGGGCGCTGCTGACCCTTCGGGCGCGGTGGTCGATGGTCTTTTACCGCCTCGGTCTGCTGCTGACCATTATCACCGTTGCACGGCTGGTCTTTATTGGCGTGGCGCTCTTTAACCTCGTCTCCATTCAGGGGCATTACCTCGATAACATGCTTTCTGGCACAACGCCTCTTGGACAGCCAAGCCTGATGGATAGCTCTATCCTGAGCGGTGTCCTGATCCTCGCTATGATGTTCACGGCGGCGCTGATCGCCCCCTTCACCGCCGTCGCCTTTGACGCCGCGCTAGGGACGCTGATCGGGACGTTTACACGGGGACGCATCGGCGGCTTGTTGGGGCAATTGTTCCTCATGCTGCTACGGGTTGCCATTGTCGCTTGGGCGCTGTGGGTGGGGGCGGCGGCACTCTCGCTCTCGCCCTTTCCCGAACTGCTCGCCTCGTTAAACCCTAGCGGGGGGGCATCCTCGCTGATGGGTGTCTTGGGGGCATTTTTCGGGATTGCCGAAGGCGATTTAGGCTTGACGGCGCTCCACTTGCCCCATGTCCAGCGGATGTGGGCGGATTATGATAACGGGGTCTTTATCGGGGTTGCCTTCTTGGGCTATGTCTTGCTTCAAGCGCTGCTGGCAAACCTGATCATGGCGTGGGCAGGGCGGCGGGCAATCCGCGCTGAGAAGGGGTAGGGTAGGATACAGTCACCATGTCGCAAGAGATCATCGCCGCCCTTGAAGAGCGTGTTCACGAACTGGAAAAAGCCCTTTTCCTCAGCCAAGAGGAAATCGCCCATCTCACGGAAAATGCCCTCTCCCGCGAGGATCACATCCGCCGTCGGGAAACCTCTATCCTTGCGCTGTATACCGAGATAGAGGCACTCAGCGAGGCACACGCCGCTGAACGGGATGCCCTCCAAGCGCGACTGGAGATGCTTCGTCTAACGTTGGAACAGAAAGACCTCGCCCTGAGCGAGGGGGCGTTCTACGCTGAATCCCTTGAGGCAGCGCGGTTGGAAAAAGAAGATGAGATGGAAGCACTCCGCCGTCAGCTTGCCGGCGTGACGAAGGTGGCGGCAAAACGCCACGCGCCGCCCGTCCTTCTTCCCCCTAACCGCAACCCAACGCACGACGGCTCAATTCCCGCTGAGGCAACGCTTGTTTGCACTGTTGCCGCCAAAAATTACCTTGCCGCTGTGCGCGTCTTTATGGCGTCTCTCCAAGCCTATAACCCCGCTGTTGTGCCGATTTTGCTTTTGGTCGATGAACCAGACGGGGCGTTTGACCCTGCCGTCGAGCCGTATCATATCCTTCAGGCAAAGGACATTGGCATTCCCAATTGGGATCACTTCACATTCAAATACGATGTGCTGGAACTCAGCACAGCGGTGAAGCCCTACCTGATGGAATACCTCTTTGATACCTACGATGCGGCGAACGTGATCTACTTCGATCCCGATATTCAGGTGTTCGGCAGTTTGGATCGGCTGCGGCGCGTGTTGGAAAGTTACATGTGTGTCCTGACGCCGCACATCACCGCCCCACTAACCGATGATCGCCACCCGAATGAACTGACGTTCCTTAGGGTGGGGACGTACAACCTCGGTTTTTGCGCCCTCAGCAAGCGCGGCGCGTGGCGCGATCTTCTCCGCTGGTGGCAAGAGCGACTCTACACGCAATGCACCCGCGAGGTAGACAAGGGGTTGTTTACCGACCAACACTGGATGGATTTTGCCCCCTCGCTGTTCCCCGGCGTCTATGTCCTGCGCGATGTCGGGTACAACGTCGCCTATTGGAACATTGCCACCCGTCCTCTCCAATGGGGAACAGCAGGCTACCTTGTCGGGGAATACCCTCTGATCTTCATGCACTTCAGCGGCTTTGAGCCGGATGAACCGGATTCGCTTTCCAAACATCAGGATCGCTTTCGCCTTTCCGAGCTTGCCCCGCCCTACCAAGAGTGTTTTTGGGAGTATGTAGCTCATCTGACGGCGCACGATTACTACACCACGCGCACCTATTCGTATGGCTTCGAGCGCTTCCCCGATGGAGTGCCCATCCCCGCGCAGCTTCGGGCGTGCCTGCGCACGACAGACCCTTACGGGCGGCGGTGGCAGAACCCCTATGACCTAACGGGGCGACGGACGTTTCGGGAATGGGCGACCCATCCCACACAGGGTTTTCGGTTCGTCTCGCCCCTCATGCTGCGCCTGTATGAGGAGCGCGTTGACCTTCAGCGGGCGTTTCCTGCCATTCCCGGCAGCGATGAGGAGGCATACGCCCGCTGGTGGGTGAACGAATCGGAGACGATCTCGCTCTTTCACCCCGTCTACAAGCGCCCTATCCTAGAGGCGCTGGCGATGTTCGCCCACTATACCCCCTCGGCGGACTTCATCGCCGCAACGCCCATCAGGTCCTTCCGCCAACGCCTTACCGATGCGGCAGCCTACTACCGTCGCTATCCGGTGGAGGTCAGACCGTACATCGACACGCGAAATTCCATGCCAAGCGCCTACAGCGGTCCGCGTGGGGGGGTCTATGGGACGGTCAGCCGCGCCTTGCGCCGCTTGGGTCTCATCCGTCTTGCGCGGCGCGTGATCGGGCTGCGGCTGATCCTCACCACGCGCTATTTCTTTGCCGAACGGGTCATTGATGTCCCCCACAAACCGGTGTTGTCCTCGCCGCGCCCGCCCGCACCCCCCCCACCGCCCGCAGTAGAAACGCCGCGCAAGGTGAAGAACCTCGGCATGGGGGTGAATATCGTCGGCTATGCGTACTCTGAAACGGGCGTGGGACAGCAAGCGCGAAACATGATCCGCGCCTTCGCCCATGAAAGCTATCCCCTCTCCGTTGAGGTCATTGATGATCCCGACTCAGACCGCGCCCGCAAACAAGACCGCATGGCAGCGACCTTCCCACAGGGCATGGCGCACGGCATATCGGTCTTTCACGCCAATGCCGATATGACCTATGCTGTGCGCAACATCCTTCCGACGGCAACCTACGAGGGACGTTACAACATTGGCTATTGGTCGTGGGAGCTAAGTACCTTCCCCACCCATTGGGATGAGGCATTCGCTATCTATGATGAAATATGGACGCCGAGCAGCTTCATCCAGAGCGCCGTCGCCGCCCGCAGCCCGCTGCCTATCTTTCGCACGCCGCCCTCGATTGAACCCGCCGTCCCACAGGGAATCACGCGGGATCATTTGCGGTTGCCGGAAGGGGCGTTTATCGTCCTCTTTATCTTTGATGCCTTCAGCATCTTCGAGCGAAAGAACCCTCTCGCCCTCGTGGATGCCTTTGAATCTGCCTTCACTGCCGACGAGCGCCGTTCCGATGTGCGCCTCGTGATCAAGGCGAACAATCTGCACACCATCCCTGAACAGCGGGCAGCCCTGAAAGCGCGGTTGAAGGATGTCAACGGGATTCTGTTGGAGGGCTACCTAAGCCGTGAGGAAACAAACGCTCTACTCAAAAGCTGCAACGTCTATGCCTCGCTCCATCGCAGCGAAGGCTATGGGCTAACCTGCGCCGAGGCAATGTATTGGGGGCGCCCCGTTGTGGCAACGGGCTATTCCGGCAACCTTGATTTTATGACGCCGGGCAACAGCCACCTTGTCCCCTATCGTCTTGTGCCGCTGGAGCGGGATTACCCGCCCTACGATGCGGGCGGTGTTTGGGCAGAGCCAGATAGTGCCGCCGCCGGACGTCTGCTGCGCGATGTGTTCTGCCACCCAGAGGATGCCGAACTGCGCGGCGCACAAGCCGCCGCTGACATACGGGCATGGAACAGCCCTGCCACTGTTGGCAAACTTATGGTGGAGCGCTTGCAGTTGATTCGGAGGCGGTTTGCCACAGAATGATCCTTCCTCTCCTGAGGGGGCAGGGGGTGAGGATATCTCCCCTGTGTTCAGCCTCGCGCGAACATGCGGGGCGGGGGACACTGCATGATCTCGAATGGTGAACCAAGCACGGCTCAGGGCTGCTCAAACCGAACAGTCAGGCTTTGCCCAATAACCGCCCCGCTCCCATCAACGACATTCTCACTGTAAAACGCCCGTCCATCGGGGGTATCGTCAAAGGTATATAACCCCAACTGCACCCCCTGAATCTCCCCGACGCGACTGGTATC
This genomic interval from Anaerolineales bacterium contains the following:
- a CDS encoding SMP-30/gluconolactonase/LRE family protein — its product is MIVPHYASVLQCSSANKGQTIARLLVGDKNLRRLYAIILACLGGFLCAYPVAVHGAALPCENPVRWLFRPTETLCVEILAEGWAVPGTVGAAALTFTPDGTLYFADSGGRRIARLISDQAGNFSPPETFLGDLPEMPYGLTYDGQRDRFYISGTRRIFAVSRTGVLTTLYESPSDGAGYGFGNVRIAPDGMLYVGMGVACETCPPDEAGDRGALLRLDPDHRGAPEVIARGLRHPFDLAWVGNSLYIADDLPAGVPAAMYQITLSGTPPYPLGEPFITLPPQSAPMGMMIYDGASFPALQGRLMVALAGSWNAPEIAGYEIISLDLATRRSERFLPVTGRTPSDAALIRTSFYPYRLTGLAIDGRGWLYIGVAQGKIYRIRFLG
- a CDS encoding glycosyltransferase; this encodes MSQEIIAALEERVHELEKALFLSQEEIAHLTENALSREDHIRRRETSILALYTEIEALSEAHAAERDALQARLEMLRLTLEQKDLALSEGAFYAESLEAARLEKEDEMEALRRQLAGVTKVAAKRHAPPVLLPPNRNPTHDGSIPAEATLVCTVAAKNYLAAVRVFMASLQAYNPAVVPILLLVDEPDGAFDPAVEPYHILQAKDIGIPNWDHFTFKYDVLELSTAVKPYLMEYLFDTYDAANVIYFDPDIQVFGSLDRLRRVLESYMCVLTPHITAPLTDDRHPNELTFLRVGTYNLGFCALSKRGAWRDLLRWWQERLYTQCTREVDKGLFTDQHWMDFAPSLFPGVYVLRDVGYNVAYWNIATRPLQWGTAGYLVGEYPLIFMHFSGFEPDEPDSLSKHQDRFRLSELAPPYQECFWEYVAHLTAHDYYTTRTYSYGFERFPDGVPIPAQLRACLRTTDPYGRRWQNPYDLTGRRTFREWATHPTQGFRFVSPLMLRLYEERVDLQRAFPAIPGSDEEAYARWWVNESETISLFHPVYKRPILEALAMFAHYTPSADFIAATPIRSFRQRLTDAAAYYRRYPVEVRPYIDTRNSMPSAYSGPRGGVYGTVSRALRRLGLIRLARRVIGLRLILTTRYFFAERVIDVPHKPVLSSPRPPAPPPPPAVETPRKVKNLGMGVNIVGYAYSETGVGQQARNMIRAFAHESYPLSVEVIDDPDSDRARKQDRMAATFPQGMAHGISVFHANADMTYAVRNILPTATYEGRYNIGYWSWELSTFPTHWDEAFAIYDEIWTPSSFIQSAVAARSPLPIFRTPPSIEPAVPQGITRDHLRLPEGAFIVLFIFDAFSIFERKNPLALVDAFESAFTADERRSDVRLVIKANNLHTIPEQRAALKARLKDVNGILLEGYLSREETNALLKSCNVYASLHRSEGYGLTCAEAMYWGRPVVATGYSGNLDFMTPGNSHLVPYRLVPLERDYPPYDAGGVWAEPDSAAAGRLLRDVFCHPEDAELRGAQAAADIRAWNSPATVGKLMVERLQLIRRRFATE
- a CDS encoding response regulator transcription factor, with protein sequence MATILIVSGDKPFVETLQGSLGGDFRTRHALHLDALPSESPALAIVDSGGMRYDCATICARLRTMGGYNRMPILCLIEESNGESVAACLDAGGDDCLRKPINGRELAARVRALLRRGVSGRVPPLHLDTASRSARLDGNIVDLTPTEFDLLDMLCQRRGEYLTALDLLHVVWHYPHGDGDPALVRNHIRNLRRKIERDPDRPKIIISAHGRGYTVSIDFLRR
- a CDS encoding alpha/beta hydrolase codes for the protein MNSLGVLMPTIEALNHTIYYQTVGEGRPLLLMHGWTDVGRDLLSVAESLPEYQCILPDLPGYGNSVPPHRTFPQDFYFRDAGVMCAFLDEISLKDVHIAGFSDGGEVALLMPIMRPDLCRSVMAWGAVGAFGLDAAQRARQGKMPSWFDTSLEAKHPGQDVYSWHRAWVEGFAAMIEAGGDLSLGRASEILCPLFLMLGEHDTLNPIVAGERFIRQAAREKMIRRLEAFKGAGHAIHSEQPEAFIAAYRAFLKDVDKS